The Pseudomonas pergaminensis nucleotide sequence CTGGGAGACTGGCATGTCCGTCCATTTGGTGTAGCCGGAGAGGATTTTATCGATGCTCTGGGACGTATGGATCCAGTCGATCCACGGGCGACGCAGGGCCGCATCGATCGGACCGTTGCCGCCCAGTACCAGCAAGGGCACGCGGTCGCACCAGGCGTTGAAGATGGCCATGCTCGCGTGCTGCAAGCCGATATTGGCATGTACCAATACCGCCATGTGCTTGCCGCTGGCCTTGTAATAACCGTGGGCCATGGCCACCGAGATTTCTTCATGGCAGCACATCAGGATGGCCGGCACGGCAGCGTCGGGGTGATGCACCAGCGAGTCATGAATGCCGCGAAATGACGCGCCGGGGTTGAAGCAGACGTACTCGATGCCCTGGTTGATCAACAGATCCACAAGCAAATCGGAAAAATACTTCATCGCGCACGCTCCATGTGGTGGGGCAAATAGGTATGTTGGTCTGCGCCGAGGGCGCAGCGGTAGGGCAGTACGTGGGCGGTCAGCCGCCCGCCAAGGCCAGGTTGCATGTGGGCTGGCAAGTGAATGGCGTTGTGTTGCCGGTCTATCGCCGGCATGGGGTCGAGCAGGTGGTCGTCGAAGAAGCGGTCGTGCTGGCCGGCCTCCACGCCGATAAAGCCGTCGAAGGCCGCCAGCAGTGCGCGGTGGGCGGCAATCAGCGGGCCGACTTCAGCGACCTGCACGCCCAGGTAAACCGGCAAGCCCCAGCGGCGGCATTGCTCGATCATTCTTGCGCTGCTGAGCAAGCCCCCGCACTTGGCAATGCGCAGGTTCACCGCATCCAGCGCCTGGTGGTGCCAGGCGCGTTCCAGGCTCAGGGGCGAGGTGACCGACTCGTCGAGCATGATCGGCACGCCATGCTTGAGGCGCGCCTGGCGGTAATCCTCCAGGCTGCCACGCGGCAAAGGCTCCTCGAACAACGCCACGCCGAGCTCGCGAAACTGCGCGGCGCTACTGTGGAGTTGCGCGGGGGACCAGCTCATGTTCGGGTCGACATACAACGCCAGGCTCGGCGCCAGCGCGTTGATGCTGTCCAGGCGCTCTTTATTGGCCTGGGCATCGCCGGCCAGTTTGAGCTTGAGCGAGTGCAACGGTTTGCGCTGTTCGAGGAACGCGTGCACCGGCTGCGACAGGTCGAGCACCTGGGTGATGTTGACCTGCGCGGGCAGGCTGCGGCGTGCCATCGGCGCCGTATCGGTGATGCGCAGCAGGTAGGCGGACATGGGCAGGCCGGCCTGTTGCGCCAGAGTGTCGAGCAGCGCCATTTCCACCAGGCAGCGGGTATTGTTGCCCAGGCTTACATCGGCATCGCCGGGCAGGCCGTGC carries:
- a CDS encoding enolase C-terminal domain-like protein codes for the protein MTPPEVYLVRQPMANPFVHGAHRRLTSDSVVLSWTLGAFTGIGECAPRRYVTGEDCESVLTQLRSLDFARLAKALASGDPVDRGRALYEHGLPGDADVSLGNNTRCLVEMALLDTLAQQAGLPMSAYLLRITDTAPMARRSLPAQVNITQVLDLSQPVHAFLEQRKPLHSLKLKLAGDAQANKERLDSINALAPSLALYVDPNMSWSPAQLHSSAAQFRELGVALFEEPLPRGSLEDYRQARLKHGVPIMLDESVTSPLSLERAWHHQALDAVNLRIAKCGGLLSSARMIEQCRRWGLPVYLGVQVAEVGPLIAAHRALLAAFDGFIGVEAGQHDRFFDDHLLDPMPAIDRQHNAIHLPAHMQPGLGGRLTAHVLPYRCALGADQHTYLPHHMERAR